The Mycobacterium sp. 3519A genome contains a region encoding:
- a CDS encoding SDR family NAD(P)-dependent oxidoreductase, translating into MTGGGQGLGRAIARRLAEEGARVTVVDLNEEKGRECVELIGKDGGAAAYVKANVAKRADIESAVTAAAVDGRLQVLVNAAQYFAMPKALELVTDKDWELSEATGPKATFRFMQTAHPFLKASGNASVVNFVSGSALAGIGYTAPYSAAKGAIAALTKVAANEWAGHGIRVNAVCPFALTDVQRDMIGTEWDNYTRTAAASPFKRGADPDREIAPAVAFLASDDAAFVTGTVLHIDGGMTELSTVDYSQSPGVFT; encoded by the coding sequence GTGACCGGCGGTGGACAGGGACTGGGGCGGGCGATCGCGCGCCGACTGGCCGAAGAGGGTGCCCGCGTCACGGTGGTCGATCTGAACGAGGAGAAGGGCCGCGAATGCGTCGAGCTGATCGGTAAGGACGGCGGCGCTGCCGCCTACGTCAAGGCCAACGTCGCTAAGCGTGCGGACATCGAGTCGGCAGTCACCGCTGCGGCTGTCGACGGGCGACTACAGGTGCTCGTCAATGCTGCCCAGTACTTCGCAATGCCCAAGGCGCTGGAGCTCGTCACTGACAAGGATTGGGAGCTGTCGGAAGCCACTGGGCCAAAAGCTACCTTCCGCTTCATGCAGACCGCGCATCCGTTCCTCAAGGCAAGCGGTAACGCGTCGGTTGTCAACTTCGTGTCCGGTTCTGCGCTGGCCGGGATCGGCTACACCGCACCGTATTCCGCGGCAAAGGGTGCGATTGCAGCGCTGACGAAGGTGGCCGCCAATGAATGGGCTGGACACGGTATCCGGGTCAATGCGGTCTGCCCGTTCGCGTTGACCGACGTGCAGCGCGACATGATCGGTACCGAATGGGACAACTACACCAGGACCGCGGCCGCGTCACCGTTCAAGCGCGGTGCTGACCCGGACCGGGAAATCGCACCTGCGGTCGCATTTCTGGCCAGCGACGACGCCGCATTCGTCACCGGCACGGTGCTGCACATCGATGGGGGCATGACCGAGTTGTCCACGGTCGACTACTCACAGTCGCCCGGCGTCTTCACATAG
- a CDS encoding amidohydrolase family protein produces MPLQPSMKLLSVDDHLIEPPHVWSDRLPKKFLQAGPRIVEFPRDGAEPVQQWVYEGRAYPNIGLNAVAGKSPEEFGVDPVRYSDMIPGCYDPKARLTDMDVDGVHAMLCFPSFPRFCGTVFLEGQDKELALLSVRAWNDFSIDEWCATDPARFIPMAITPLWDVDLMVAEIERVAAKGARAIGLPDNPMNLGLPSFHMPHWDPVFSALEETNLTAVMHFGSGGMPPSTAAEAPFAVMVTLMGTTSMAAAVELVFSPVFHKHPNLKVAFSEGGIGWLPYLVERADYVWRKHKYYQNIHPTVAPSELFRRNISGCFIEDEVGVALRDQIGIDNITWECDYPHSDSFWPKSRARAEEMLADVPDEDAAKIVELNTRRWYAFPEEGFKSCTADSGWRPNNGQPSDYDYDAVMADHGGVGYGAFVNNLAEQMANKE; encoded by the coding sequence ATGCCGCTGCAACCGTCGATGAAGCTGTTGTCTGTTGACGACCATCTCATCGAGCCACCGCACGTGTGGTCTGACCGCCTACCGAAGAAATTCCTGCAGGCGGGTCCACGGATCGTGGAGTTCCCCCGTGACGGCGCGGAGCCCGTCCAGCAGTGGGTTTACGAGGGCCGGGCGTACCCCAACATCGGCCTCAACGCGGTCGCGGGAAAATCCCCTGAGGAGTTCGGTGTAGACCCGGTGCGCTATTCCGACATGATTCCTGGCTGCTACGACCCCAAGGCGCGACTGACCGACATGGACGTCGACGGTGTTCACGCGATGTTGTGTTTCCCGTCGTTTCCGCGGTTCTGCGGCACAGTGTTCCTGGAGGGCCAGGACAAGGAACTCGCGTTGCTCTCGGTACGGGCCTGGAACGATTTCTCGATCGACGAATGGTGCGCCACAGATCCGGCCCGGTTCATCCCGATGGCGATCACCCCGCTGTGGGACGTCGACCTCATGGTCGCTGAAATCGAGCGCGTGGCCGCCAAGGGTGCGCGTGCGATCGGGTTGCCCGACAATCCCATGAATCTCGGCCTCCCCAGCTTCCACATGCCGCACTGGGATCCTGTCTTCTCGGCTCTGGAGGAGACGAACCTGACTGCGGTGATGCACTTCGGTTCCGGCGGAATGCCGCCCTCGACCGCGGCCGAGGCGCCGTTTGCCGTCATGGTCACGCTGATGGGCACCACGTCGATGGCCGCGGCAGTCGAACTGGTCTTCTCACCGGTGTTCCACAAACACCCGAATCTGAAGGTCGCGTTCTCTGAGGGCGGCATCGGCTGGCTGCCCTACCTCGTCGAGCGTGCGGATTACGTGTGGCGAAAGCACAAGTACTACCAGAACATTCACCCGACCGTCGCACCGTCGGAGTTGTTCCGCCGCAACATCTCGGGCTGCTTCATCGAGGATGAGGTCGGCGTGGCACTGCGTGACCAGATCGGTATCGACAACATCACCTGGGAGTGTGACTACCCACACTCGGATTCGTTCTGGCCAAAGAGTCGGGCCCGGGCTGAGGAGATGCTGGCTGACGTCCCAGATGAAGACGCCGCCAAAATCGTAGAGCTGAATACCCGGCGCTGGTACGCCTTCCCCGAGGAGGGCTTCAAGTCGTGCACCGCCGACTCCGGTTGGCGACCCAACAACGGGCAGCCGTCGGATTACGACTACGACGCTGTGATGGCCGACCACGGCGGCGTCGGCTACGGCGCCTTCGTCAACAACCTCGCCGAACAGATGGCGAACAAGGAATAG
- a CDS encoding CaiB/BaiF CoA-transferase family protein translates to MTDALSHLRVCDLSGQLAGAGATKILAAFGAEVIRVEDPATQGLWDALRGVGPYVDDRRGVNLGGGFNNHNVGKYGVTINLRTDEGKELLRELIAVSDVVCENFAAGVMEHRGFGYDDLRRIKPDIIYVSNCGFGHTGPYKDFKTWGPIVQAVSGLTYTAGLPDDEPSGWGFSYMDHGSAFYMAIAILAAVHHHRRTGIGQHVDLATVPAGIGMLPTEVLDWTVNGRATTAHGNRADFDEMAPHGIYPCVGDDRWIAIACRDDREFGLLAGVLGEPALTSDRFSTVEQRLRVSDELDKLIGAVTANRIAGTLADDLTAAGVPASVVKSPAERIDGDPDLAAMGLFPTVDHPEMGTVRVEGIPMRFSETPWQIRAAAPVLGQHNREVFSDLLGHSDDELAAWADRGVI, encoded by the coding sequence GTGACCGACGCGCTCTCCCACCTAAGGGTGTGCGATTTGAGTGGCCAGCTGGCAGGTGCCGGAGCCACCAAAATCCTGGCCGCTTTCGGCGCCGAGGTGATCCGCGTCGAGGATCCGGCCACGCAAGGGCTCTGGGACGCGCTCCGCGGAGTCGGCCCCTACGTCGACGATCGCCGCGGAGTGAATCTGGGTGGCGGATTCAACAACCACAACGTCGGCAAATACGGTGTGACCATCAACCTGCGCACGGACGAGGGCAAGGAGCTGCTGCGCGAGCTCATCGCCGTCAGTGACGTGGTGTGTGAGAACTTCGCCGCAGGGGTCATGGAGCACCGCGGCTTCGGCTACGACGACCTCCGCCGTATCAAACCCGACATCATCTACGTCTCCAACTGCGGCTTCGGCCACACCGGTCCCTACAAGGACTTCAAGACGTGGGGGCCTATCGTGCAGGCCGTCAGTGGATTGACGTATACCGCGGGCCTACCCGATGACGAACCCTCCGGATGGGGCTTCTCCTACATGGACCACGGTTCGGCCTTCTACATGGCGATCGCGATCCTCGCCGCCGTCCACCACCACAGGCGCACTGGCATCGGTCAGCACGTCGATCTCGCAACCGTCCCGGCAGGCATCGGCATGCTGCCGACAGAAGTGCTCGACTGGACGGTCAATGGGCGGGCGACAACCGCTCACGGCAACCGCGCCGACTTCGACGAGATGGCGCCGCACGGCATCTATCCGTGCGTGGGCGACGACCGCTGGATTGCCATCGCTTGCCGCGACGACCGGGAATTTGGCCTGCTTGCAGGGGTTCTCGGGGAACCAGCTCTGACATCCGATCGATTCAGCACGGTCGAGCAGCGTCTGCGCGTCAGCGACGAGCTCGACAAACTGATCGGCGCGGTGACCGCCAACCGCATCGCAGGCACGCTCGCCGACGACCTGACCGCGGCCGGAGTGCCCGCCAGCGTAGTCAAGAGCCCGGCCGAACGGATCGACGGCGATCCTGACCTGGCGGCCATGGGGCTTTTTCCCACAGTCGACCACCCCGAGATGGGAACGGTTCGGGTCGAGGGAATCCCGATGCGGTTCTCGGAAACGCCATGGCAGATCCGGGCGGCGGCGCCGGTTCTCGGCCAGCACAACCGCGAGGTGTTCTCGGACCTGCTCGGCCACAGCGACGACGAGTTGGCGGCCTGGGCGGATCGAGGTGTGATCTGA
- a CDS encoding CoA transferase, translated as MGGSRCDLSALADLRIVELTGQYTPIGGRVLAELGADVTVVEPPDGSPHRSRPPFVDDVPGADRSLRWWGGNAGKRGVTADLDTPGGVESVRRLIGTADIVIAPGDRLSEGTIGYDQSRVGHDGLIWVSVTPFGLHSARADQPVTDLTMLAGSGPVWNCGYDDHSLPPIRGAGDQAANIAGMYCAVGTLVALAHRDQTGRGQLVDISVSAACNVTCEQTTYHWLTVQGVCFRQTGRHAHSAPSAPVQVRCADGLFATTGVLPRKPEDFGRLLDWLRELNLAEQLPEAVFLELAAERDTPVEIALIGEDDETTAILSAARDAIRLIASTLPAKEFFLTSQRRGFPAGAVLPPNAAFDDEHTVARGFQVPVHHPELGRTITYPGTPYLFSETPTHPPTRPPMLGEHNATLESLVERP; from the coding sequence CTGGGCGGATCGAGGTGTGATCTGAGTGCGCTAGCCGATCTTCGCATCGTGGAGTTGACGGGTCAGTACACACCGATCGGCGGACGGGTGCTCGCCGAACTCGGCGCCGACGTCACCGTGGTCGAGCCACCTGACGGTTCACCGCACCGTTCCCGCCCGCCGTTTGTCGACGACGTGCCAGGTGCCGACCGCAGCCTGCGGTGGTGGGGCGGCAATGCCGGAAAGCGTGGCGTCACCGCCGATCTCGACACTCCTGGAGGCGTCGAGTCAGTACGACGGCTGATCGGCACGGCCGACATCGTGATCGCCCCGGGCGACCGACTCAGCGAGGGCACAATCGGCTACGACCAGAGCCGGGTTGGTCACGATGGCTTGATCTGGGTCTCGGTCACCCCGTTCGGCCTGCACAGCGCCCGGGCAGATCAACCGGTCACCGACCTGACCATGCTGGCGGGCAGCGGGCCGGTGTGGAACTGCGGCTATGACGACCACTCGCTTCCTCCTATCCGCGGCGCGGGTGACCAGGCCGCCAACATAGCCGGAATGTATTGTGCGGTAGGCACGCTCGTAGCACTAGCGCATCGTGACCAGACGGGACGGGGTCAGCTCGTCGACATCAGCGTGTCCGCTGCCTGCAATGTCACCTGCGAGCAGACCACCTACCACTGGCTGACGGTTCAGGGTGTCTGCTTCCGCCAGACCGGACGTCATGCGCACTCCGCGCCCAGTGCACCGGTCCAGGTGCGCTGTGCCGACGGCCTTTTCGCGACGACGGGCGTGTTGCCGCGCAAACCCGAGGACTTCGGTCGATTGCTGGACTGGCTGCGCGAACTGAATCTCGCCGAGCAGTTGCCCGAAGCAGTCTTCCTCGAGCTTGCCGCAGAACGCGACACCCCGGTGGAGATCGCGTTGATCGGCGAGGACGACGAAACGACGGCGATTCTCAGTGCCGCCCGCGATGCGATCCGGCTCATCGCGTCGACATTGCCTGCCAAAGAATTCTTCCTCACCAGCCAGCGCCGCGGCTTTCCCGCAGGGGCGGTGCTCCCGCCGAACGCAGCTTTCGACGACGAGCACACAGTGGCGCGCGGCTTTCAGGTGCCGGTCCATCATCCGGAACTCGGAAGGACCATCACCTACCCGGGCACGCCATATCTGTTCAGCGAGACTCCAACGCACCCCCCGACGCGGCCGCCGATGCTCGGCGAACACAACGCGACACTCGAGTCACTCGTCGAGCGTCCATGA
- a CDS encoding acyl-CoA dehydrogenase family protein, protein MDFNDSPQESEFRHQLRQWLRKHAAQAAIPEDPAARADAQNAWHQTLYKAGYIGLSFPTEYGGHGLPPIYEAILNDELGRAGASPIEGVGHLSNALRIFGSDQQRAELLPGLLSGAVRWCQGFSEPEAGSDLAGLKTRAEYTEADGKQFFRVTGRKIWTSFAAVADWCFLLCRTEFDAPKHAGISVLLVPMSSPGIDVRPIVNAARNREFAEVTFDDVEVPAENLLGERGQGWSIANQLLAYERGPSDINWISRLSRQLRDLEKDVRVGRLQNTPATRARLGRAYVELRALQVKVQRSLSDRQHGHLPGPEGSVDKLLMTRADQIFGHTMMDVRGSEPLLAEGLEWDIYVWSRAAGIYGGTAQIQRNIIAQRVLGLPRK, encoded by the coding sequence ATGGACTTCAATGACTCACCACAAGAGAGCGAGTTCCGCCACCAGTTGCGACAGTGGTTGCGCAAGCACGCGGCGCAGGCCGCGATCCCCGAAGATCCGGCAGCGCGCGCCGACGCCCAGAATGCTTGGCACCAAACGTTATACAAGGCCGGATACATCGGGCTGTCCTTCCCAACCGAGTACGGGGGTCACGGGCTGCCGCCGATCTATGAGGCGATCCTCAACGACGAATTGGGCCGCGCCGGCGCTTCACCGATCGAAGGGGTAGGTCATCTCAGCAACGCGCTGAGAATCTTCGGATCCGATCAGCAACGCGCTGAGTTGTTGCCCGGCTTGCTGTCAGGGGCCGTGCGATGGTGCCAGGGTTTCAGCGAGCCCGAAGCGGGCTCGGATCTGGCCGGACTGAAAACCCGGGCAGAATACACGGAGGCGGACGGCAAGCAGTTCTTCCGTGTCACCGGCCGTAAGATCTGGACGAGTTTCGCCGCGGTGGCTGACTGGTGTTTCCTCCTGTGCCGCACCGAGTTTGATGCTCCCAAACACGCCGGTATCTCGGTCTTGCTGGTCCCGATGTCCTCGCCCGGTATCGACGTTCGCCCGATTGTCAACGCCGCCCGCAACCGCGAGTTCGCCGAAGTGACGTTCGACGACGTCGAGGTCCCCGCCGAAAATCTGCTTGGCGAACGGGGCCAGGGCTGGTCGATCGCCAACCAGTTGCTTGCTTACGAGCGAGGGCCCAGCGACATCAACTGGATCAGCCGGCTCTCCCGGCAACTTCGGGATCTCGAGAAGGACGTTCGCGTCGGCCGTCTCCAGAACACTCCGGCCACACGCGCCCGGCTGGGCCGGGCATACGTCGAATTGCGTGCACTGCAGGTCAAGGTGCAACGATCGCTGAGCGACCGCCAGCACGGCCACCTCCCGGGCCCTGAAGGGTCGGTCGACAAGCTGCTGATGACGCGCGCTGACCAGATTTTCGGCCACACCATGATGGACGTGCGCGGGAGCGAGCCGCTGCTCGCTGAAGGGCTCGAATGGGATATCTACGTCTGGTCACGTGCCGCCGGAATCTATGGCGGTACCGCCCAGATTCAGCGCAACATCATCGCGCAGCGGGTGCTTGGCCTGCCACGCAAATAG
- a CDS encoding ferredoxin, with protein MHVEVDRDLCESNAVCVGIAPDVFELGADDLAVVKVGEIPTNRQDAVREAVAMCPKIALTLLQDR; from the coding sequence ATGCACGTCGAAGTCGACCGCGACCTATGCGAATCCAACGCTGTCTGCGTGGGCATCGCCCCCGATGTCTTCGAACTCGGCGCCGACGATCTGGCAGTTGTGAAAGTCGGTGAAATTCCGACCAATCGGCAGGACGCGGTTCGCGAAGCGGTGGCGATGTGCCCGAAAATCGCGCTGACACTGTTGCAGGATCGATAG
- a CDS encoding cytochrome P450 has translation MYRRLRDEAPVYRDPDNRWWVLSRFDDVSGALRDWQTYSSKLGPAPENPDNDGRKYSVISMDPPRHDRIRGVLKGFFTPKAVAAMESALQSVVDHHLDRLRSGTTVDAMEAFAFSVPTDVIGDLLGVPHADREQLRVWWEAFLTRHEGEVAMPPSAIEANRKISAYIGDLIEARRSEPGDDLISIVLRSTFDDPETGERALSPHEVLMFANLLSAAGSETTQKLISNGLVALHEHPDQWQRILGDHTLIPAAVNEALRYDTPSHWVARTLTRRVEKHGVVMEPGDWVLLLLGSANRDERRYDEPDRFVINRSRGTDVYFGWGIHICLGQWLARREAQLVFEYIAKKFPNYTIGARERVLTATVRGYTSVEMTLA, from the coding sequence GTGTATCGCCGGCTGCGCGATGAAGCACCGGTCTATCGAGATCCGGATAACCGATGGTGGGTGCTGTCGCGCTTCGACGACGTGTCGGGCGCGTTGCGCGATTGGCAGACGTATTCCTCCAAACTGGGCCCCGCCCCTGAGAATCCGGACAATGACGGCCGCAAATACTCGGTCATTTCCATGGATCCGCCGCGCCACGACCGCATCCGCGGGGTGTTGAAAGGCTTCTTCACCCCGAAGGCGGTCGCGGCGATGGAGAGTGCATTGCAGTCTGTGGTCGATCACCACTTGGATCGACTGCGATCGGGCACGACTGTGGACGCGATGGAAGCCTTCGCGTTCTCGGTGCCCACCGATGTGATCGGGGATCTACTGGGAGTCCCGCACGCCGACCGCGAGCAGCTGCGGGTCTGGTGGGAAGCTTTTCTGACCCGCCACGAGGGCGAGGTCGCGATGCCACCGAGTGCGATCGAAGCCAATCGGAAGATCAGTGCCTATATCGGTGACCTCATCGAGGCGCGGCGCAGCGAGCCTGGTGACGACCTGATCAGCATCGTGCTCAGGTCCACGTTCGACGATCCCGAAACCGGCGAGCGGGCCCTTTCCCCGCACGAGGTGCTGATGTTCGCCAACCTGCTGTCGGCGGCCGGATCCGAAACCACGCAGAAGCTGATCTCAAACGGACTTGTTGCGCTGCATGAGCATCCAGACCAGTGGCAGCGAATTCTGGGCGACCACACGTTGATTCCCGCCGCTGTCAACGAGGCACTGCGGTATGACACACCGAGCCATTGGGTCGCCCGCACTCTCACCCGGCGGGTTGAGAAACACGGCGTGGTGATGGAGCCCGGAGACTGGGTGCTGCTCCTGCTCGGCAGTGCAAACCGTGACGAACGTCGATACGACGAACCGGATCGCTTCGTCATCAACCGATCGCGTGGCACCGACGTCTATTTCGGTTGGGGCATTCACATCTGCCTCGGGCAGTGGCTGGCGCGTCGGGAGGCTCAGCTCGTCTTCGAATACATCGCAAAGAAATTCCCCAACTACACGATCGGTGCTCGCGAGCGTGTCTTGACCGCAACCGTGCGTGGTTACACGAGCGTGGAGATGACCCTTGCGTGA
- a CDS encoding VOC family protein — MSDGHRLTHIGLCVRDIERSTDFYCRALGFTEVGRMTVDDPATEQLLDVPGLVLDLVYLERDGVRLELLGYRAPGRHEAPTPRPMNATGFTHLSFRVDDPDLLASTVVAEGGALLAERTVTFPGGNRGLMLTDPDGNLLELIERLSN; from the coding sequence ATGAGCGACGGTCACCGGCTCACGCACATCGGGCTCTGTGTGCGGGACATCGAAAGATCCACCGACTTCTATTGCCGTGCACTCGGATTCACAGAAGTCGGCAGGATGACGGTGGATGACCCTGCCACCGAACAGCTCCTCGACGTCCCTGGTCTGGTCCTCGATCTTGTCTACCTGGAACGAGATGGCGTCCGCCTGGAACTTCTCGGCTATCGTGCGCCGGGCCGGCACGAAGCACCCACGCCGCGCCCCATGAATGCCACCGGTTTCACCCACCTGTCTTTTCGAGTCGACGACCCCGACCTGCTCGCGTCCACAGTCGTCGCCGAGGGTGGCGCATTGCTCGCCGAACGCACAGTCACCTTTCCCGGCGGAAACAGGGGACTCATGCTCACCGATCCGGACGGCAATCTTCTCGAGCTGATCGAGAGGCTGAGCAACTAG
- a CDS encoding acyl-CoA dehydrogenase family protein: MDIGLTDEQKLLQDTASGLAARLGTTGPGNIEAGSTSEEQWLQVVELGVPTLRSPALCGMDTSGMETVVVIEQLARALCAVPVVGQAVLATELLEAAGAEKELELIAEGTLRVAPVLTGDLRGFGSPAGGGIGFDAQGATHALLVGETDGVRRVVCVPLEDRGGDGLDLTRTLLRIRPDQNGSAMAVGDSIDTERWQRVESLALTAIAADLMGVMQGALDESVRYAGERAQFGVKIGSFQAVQHLLADALVRVEGARSCLWHAAWAIDHLPPDEARLAAMTAKAYAADAGREVVEAAVQVFGGIAITWEHIAHFRVRRMLLDRQLFGDESVQYDAIAQLRLADEEIG; the protein is encoded by the coding sequence ATGGACATTGGCCTGACCGACGAGCAGAAGCTGCTACAGGACACCGCATCTGGGCTTGCCGCACGCTTGGGAACCACCGGACCGGGCAACATCGAAGCCGGTTCCACCTCCGAAGAGCAGTGGCTTCAGGTCGTCGAACTGGGCGTGCCGACATTGCGCTCCCCGGCGCTGTGCGGCATGGACACCAGTGGCATGGAGACCGTCGTCGTCATCGAGCAGCTTGCACGTGCATTGTGCGCGGTCCCGGTGGTCGGGCAGGCGGTACTTGCCACCGAACTGCTGGAGGCGGCCGGCGCCGAGAAAGAGCTCGAGCTGATTGCCGAGGGGACTCTCCGGGTCGCCCCGGTCCTCACAGGTGACTTGCGAGGTTTCGGGAGCCCGGCCGGCGGCGGAATCGGATTCGACGCGCAGGGTGCCACCCACGCTCTGCTGGTGGGAGAGACCGACGGTGTGAGACGGGTGGTCTGCGTGCCGCTCGAGGACCGTGGCGGCGACGGCCTCGACCTGACCCGCACACTGCTGAGGATCCGGCCCGATCAAAACGGGTCGGCGATGGCCGTCGGAGACTCGATCGACACGGAGCGGTGGCAACGCGTCGAGTCGCTGGCGCTGACGGCGATCGCGGCCGACCTGATGGGTGTCATGCAGGGTGCACTCGACGAATCGGTGCGCTACGCCGGCGAGCGCGCGCAGTTCGGCGTGAAAATCGGATCATTCCAAGCGGTCCAACACCTGCTCGCCGACGCGCTGGTCCGCGTCGAAGGCGCCAGGAGCTGCCTTTGGCATGCCGCGTGGGCGATCGACCACCTACCCCCGGATGAGGCTCGCTTGGCGGCCATGACGGCGAAGGCATACGCCGCCGATGCGGGTCGCGAGGTCGTCGAAGCCGCGGTTCAGGTTTTCGGCGGCATCGCCATCACCTGGGAACACATCGCGCATTTCCGGGTACGCAGGATGCTGCTCGACCGGCAACTGTTCGGAGATGAGTCAGTTCAGTACGACGCCATCGCGCAGCTTCGACTCGCCGATGAGGAAATTGGGTAG